Proteins encoded together in one Bactrocera neohumeralis isolate Rockhampton chromosome 4, APGP_CSIRO_Bneo_wtdbg2-racon-allhic-juicebox.fasta_v2, whole genome shotgun sequence window:
- the LOC126755733 gene encoding uncharacterized protein LOC126755733 has translation MAELNWRSSAVKAIKRIHARVLEGAMENRDVFHLQQELKSLESHFERFMENHNRLVGGATSTEMGPHDALLESVEELYTAACSRLNRLIASSRVESNVADGTQNCPTTSLDGHLVDLKLDPLAIPLFDGDMCKWLAFKDAFETLVHNSTYPEAFKLGKLRQAVNATTVPLIGGIYSGGYQEVWKALKDRYDNKKQLAEIHVSRFLNLKPTTHESSQTLLTIVDTVHESLRALRVMDIPINQWDALAVPIVVAKLPAVTKRDWCMRCSTTDIPQLEDLLKFLERRAHSLAPEPSVSVIACRQQRPLRAHVATTDAALCAHCGLAHRIVKCPAILALSIEQRFEALKRLKLCYNCLRSSHSYRQCSSGNCRNCGRKHNTILCRDKFNNTSTFSSTTTPAVCSEVPTEVPIITTA, from the coding sequence ATGGCGGAACTTAATTGGCGATCATCGGCGGTGAAAGCAATAAAGCGCATACATGCACGTGTCTTGGAAGGTGCCATGGAAAACCGTGATGTGTTTCATCTCCAACAAGAGCTTAAGTCGCTTGAATCGCATTTTGAGCGCTTCATGGAGAACCATAATCGTTTGGTTGGAGGAGCTACGTCCACCGAGATGGGGCCACATGATGCACTTTTGGAATCAGTAGAGGAGCTGTATACTGCAGCATGCAGCAGACTTAATCGTCTCATCGCATCGTCAAGGGTTGAGTCTAATGTCGCTGACGGAACGCAAAATTGCCCCACGACATCTCTCGATGGGCATTTGGTTGATCTCAAATTAGACCCGTTAGCTATCCCGTTGTTTGATGGAGACATGTGTAAATGGTTAGCGTTCAAAGATGCCTTTGAAACACTGGTACATAATTCGACATATCCAGAAGCGTTTAAGTTGGGAAAACTTCGGCAGGCGGTAAATGCGACTACTGTTCCTTTAATTGGTGGGATATATTCAGGTGGCTATCAGGAGGTGTGGAAGGCTCTCAAGGACCGCTATGACAACAAAAAGCAGCTAGCGGAAATACACGTATCCCGTTTTCTTAACCTAAAGCCAACTACTCATGAGTCATCACAAACGTTATTGACTATTGTGGATACGGTTCATGAATCGCTGCGTGCATTGCGTGTTATGGACATCCCTATAAATCAGTGGGACGCATTGGCTGTACCAATCGTGGTGGCTAAGCTTCCAGCCGTAACTAAGCGTGACTGGTGTATGAGGTGCTCCACTACAGATATACCACAATTAGaagatttattgaaatttctggAAAGACGTGCTCACAGCCTAGCTCCTGAACCATCGGTCTCAGTAATAGCTTGCCGTCAGCAACGACCACTGAGGGCGCATGTGGCTACTACGGACGCCGCCCTGTGTGCTCATTGCGGGTTAGCGCATCGAATTGTCAAGTGTCCTGCAATATTGGCTCTTAGCATCGAGCAACGATTTGAAGCCCTTAAGAGATTGAAATTGTGTTACAACTGTTTACGTTCGAGTCATTCCTATCGTCAGTGTTCGTCTGGTAATTGTAGAAATTGTGGACGCAAGCATAACACGATCCTATGTCGAGACAAGTTCAACAACACGTCAACGTTTTCTTCTACAACTACGCCAGCCGTATGCAGTGAGGTACCTACGGAGGTGCCGATAATCACAACAGCATGA
- the LOC126754548 gene encoding tubulin beta-3 chain codes for MREIVHLQAGQCGNQIGAKFWEIISEEHGIDSNGIYNGDSDLQLERVSVYYNEASAVTRSSGGKYVPRAILLDLEPGTMESVRSGPYGQLFRPDNFVFGQSGAGNNWAKGHYTEGAELVDNVLDVVRKECENCDCLQGFQLTHSLGGGTGSGMGTLLISKIREEYPDRIMNTYSVVPSPKVSDTVVEPYNATLSIHQLVENTDETYCIDNEALYDICFRTLKVSNPSYGDLNHLVSLTMSGVTTCLRFPGQLNADLRKLAVNMVPFPRLHFFMPGFAPLTSRGSQQYRALTVPELTQQMFDAKNMMAACDPRHGRYLTVAAVFRGRMSMKEVDEQMLAVQNKNSSYFVEWIPNNVKTAVCDIPPKGLKMSSTFIGNTTAIQELFKRISEQFSAMFRRKAFLHWYTGEGMDEMEFTEAESNMNDLVSEYQQYQEATADDEFDQDVNQEEVEGDCI; via the exons TTTTGGGAGATCATCTCAGAGGAACATGGAATCGACAGCAATGGAATTTACAATGGCGACAGCGATTTACAATTGGAGCGGGTCAGCGTTTATTACAATGAAGCTTCAG CTGTGACGCGTTCCTCTGGCGGAAAATATGTGCCCCGTGCCATTCTTCTCGATCTTGAACCAGGTACCATGGAATCGGTGCGATCCGGCCCCTATGGGCAACTTTTTCGTCCAGACAACTTCGTATTCGGTCAGTCGGGAGCCGGTAATAATTGGGCCAAAGGTCATTACACCGAAGGTGCGGAACTGGTGGATAATGTGTTGGATGTAGTGCGTAAAGAATGCGAGAACTGTGACTGCTTGCAG GGCTTTCAATTAACTCACTCATTGGGTGGAGGCACTGGCTCTGGTATGGGCACATTACTCATTTCAAAAATACGTGAAGAGTATCCGGATCGTATAATGAATACCTACTCGGTAGTACCTTCACCCAAGGTATCCGACACTGTTGTTGAGCCATATAATGCCACTCTCTCCATACATCAGTTGGTGGAAAATACTGATGAGACCTATTGCATTGACAACGAGGCACTCTATGACATTTGTTTCCGTACATTAAAGGTATCCAATCCAAGTTATGGCGATCTCAATCATCTCGTATCGCTGACTATGTCCGGTGTGACCACATGCTTACGCTTCCCTGGTCAATTGAATGCTGATCTTCGCAAGCTAGCTGTGAACATGGTACCCTTTCCACGTCTGCATTTCTTTATGCCCGGTTTTGCGCCACTCACTTCGCGAGGTTCTCAACAATATCGTGCTCTGACCGTACCCGAGTTGACACAACAAATGTTTGACGCCAAAAACATGATGGCCGCCTGTGATCCTCGACATGGCCGATATTTGACTGTCGCTGCCGTTTTCCGTGGCCGTATGTCCATGAAGGAGGTCGACGAACAAATGTTAGCGGTGCAAAATAAGAATAGCTCCTACTTTGTTGAATGGATACCGAATAATGTAAAGACGGCGGTATGTGACATCCCACCCAAGGGATTGAAGATGTCCTCAACCTTTATTGGTAATACAACCGCCATACAAGAGCTATTCAAGCGTATTTCAGAACAATTTTCGGCAATGTTCAGGCGTAAAGCTTTCTTGCATTGGTACACAGGCGAGGGTATGGATGAGATGGAGTTTACCGAAGCGGAGAGTAATATGAATGATTTGGTGTCCGAGTACCAACAATACCAGGAGGCCACCGCTGACGATGAATTCGATCAGGATGTGAATCAGGAGGAGGTAGAGGGCGATTGTATTTAA